One window from the genome of Paraneptunicella aestuarii encodes:
- a CDS encoding DUF6170 family protein yields MAFYFSSKQLPGLENSSVQERLEAINQANRQLTGPEKMLLNITKLLIITPTFLLLAWYYDQWFSVLIIVAGIAAYPLILRPLQLSLCAKYLAAKPDKQQ; encoded by the coding sequence ATGGCGTTTTATTTTTCATCAAAGCAATTACCCGGACTGGAAAATAGCAGTGTACAAGAGAGGCTTGAGGCGATTAACCAAGCGAATCGTCAGTTAACAGGCCCTGAGAAAATGCTGTTGAATATCACCAAGCTTTTGATCATTACACCCACTTTCCTGTTATTAGCCTGGTACTATGATCAATGGTTTAGCGTCTTGATCATCGTCGCTGGCATTGCAGCTTATCCTTTAATACTCAGACCTTTGCAATTATCGTTATGTGCAAAGTACCTTGCAGCCAAACCAGATAAGCAACAATAG
- a CDS encoding MlaA family lipoprotein has protein sequence MIWRYVFIIGCLALTGCASSKHVDEQVQQEQNTQAASEQGDFEQEGSEQASSEQENEEQIASANDPRDPLESVNRSIWAFNWDFLDKALLRPVAVGYREYVPHFMRKGIHNAALNLEEPSSTINNLLQGQFEGTFTSLGRFVINSSIGLLGTIDVAKEIGLERHPEEFGEVLATWGIGTGPYLMLPAIGPNDIRSGSGKFVDNAYFPLADLNIYLSIVQSAVKALEARADLVEQEELINSSLDPYLFVKDVYFQRLQNKVNNGEEQKKSEEEQDLESEFDAYLEGIE, from the coding sequence ATGATTTGGCGTTATGTCTTTATTATCGGCTGTCTGGCATTAACCGGCTGTGCATCATCCAAACATGTGGATGAGCAGGTACAACAGGAACAGAATACTCAGGCAGCTAGTGAGCAAGGTGACTTTGAGCAAGAAGGTTCTGAACAGGCAAGCTCTGAGCAAGAAAATGAAGAACAAATCGCTTCTGCTAATGATCCAAGAGACCCTTTGGAATCGGTTAACCGTTCAATATGGGCGTTTAACTGGGATTTTCTGGATAAAGCCTTGCTTCGTCCGGTTGCTGTTGGCTACCGTGAATATGTGCCGCATTTTATGCGTAAAGGCATCCATAATGCGGCGTTGAATCTGGAAGAGCCTTCCAGCACCATTAATAATTTGCTGCAAGGGCAGTTCGAAGGCACCTTTACCAGTCTTGGACGCTTTGTGATTAACTCCAGCATTGGTTTGCTTGGTACGATTGATGTGGCAAAAGAAATCGGGCTGGAGAGACATCCTGAAGAGTTTGGTGAGGTATTAGCGACCTGGGGTATCGGCACTGGGCCTTATTTAATGTTGCCAGCTATTGGGCCTAATGATATTCGAAGCGGTTCAGGAAAGTTTGTCGATAATGCCTATTTCCCTCTGGCAGACTTAAATATTTATCTTTCTATTGTGCAATCGGCGGTGAAGGCTTTGGAAGCGCGAGCTGATTTGGTTGAGCAGGAAGAGCTTATTAATTCTTCTTTAGACCCTTATTTGTTTGTTAAAGATGTGTACTTCCAGCGTTTACAAAACAAAGTGAATAATGGCGAAGAGCAGAAAAAATCAGAGGAAGAGCAAGATCTTGAGTCTGAGTTTGATGCTTATCTGGAAGGTATCGAATAG
- the ccmI gene encoding c-type cytochrome biogenesis protein CcmI produces the protein MTIFWVGAVALIFLSLIVIFWPWLLKRNQHDQEQERLNVLLVKDRVAEIERDLQESILSDEDKQAAESELKKALVLEVSVASENKVQATKNASGFSVVLLLFTFIAIATAVGSYLYSNEISDIQNWQDAQARLPELGERVVRGDASLTQLEYQNFTLALRTKLAKKTDDAVGWLLLGRLYASMQNVEQAMSAFEKSLALEPDRIGTLISYSQMLIMTNQKPQILKARQILQRALQASPGEKDAMGLLAIAAEQSGDKDLAVMTWQELSLQIAPEDPLQETIKTKIELLQHGQTELMVKVDIAQRLKDKLPKEAMLFVFARKANSEMKMPAAVIRQPLGQFPVTVTLTDGNAMMAGFNLSGLQEAQVVARISLDDKVDVGEQEMQGEAVMTLSKFERNQVSIVIDQELSQ, from the coding sequence GTGACAATATTTTGGGTTGGTGCAGTCGCACTTATTTTTCTCTCTTTAATCGTAATTTTCTGGCCTTGGCTTTTAAAACGAAATCAACACGATCAAGAACAAGAACGTTTGAATGTGTTGTTAGTAAAAGATCGTGTTGCCGAGATAGAACGTGACTTGCAGGAAAGTATCTTGTCTGATGAAGACAAACAAGCTGCTGAGTCAGAGCTGAAGAAAGCGTTAGTGCTGGAAGTTTCTGTTGCCAGTGAAAATAAAGTCCAAGCGACAAAAAACGCTTCAGGGTTTTCTGTTGTTCTGCTGCTTTTTACTTTTATCGCGATTGCTACGGCAGTTGGAAGTTATCTGTATAGTAATGAGATCAGCGATATTCAAAACTGGCAAGATGCACAGGCTCGTTTACCAGAGTTGGGTGAAAGAGTAGTACGTGGTGATGCTTCTTTGACTCAACTCGAATATCAGAATTTTACCTTGGCACTAAGAACCAAGTTGGCTAAAAAAACCGATGATGCTGTGGGTTGGTTGTTGCTCGGACGTCTTTATGCGTCGATGCAAAATGTCGAGCAGGCTATGTCTGCTTTTGAAAAATCCCTGGCTTTGGAACCTGATAGAATTGGTACGCTGATTAGCTACAGCCAGATGTTGATCATGACGAATCAAAAGCCTCAGATCTTAAAAGCCAGGCAGATTTTACAAAGAGCCTTACAGGCTTCGCCGGGCGAGAAAGATGCTATGGGGTTGTTAGCAATTGCTGCTGAGCAAAGTGGCGATAAGGATTTAGCTGTGATGACCTGGCAAGAACTCAGCCTACAAATTGCGCCTGAAGACCCGCTTCAAGAGACGATTAAAACGAAAATTGAACTGTTGCAGCATGGACAAACCGAGCTTATGGTTAAGGTTGATATTGCCCAGAGACTGAAAGATAAATTGCCGAAAGAGGCGATGTTATTTGTGTTTGCCAGAAAAGCGAACTCTGAAATGAAAATGCCTGCCGCTGTTATTCGTCAACCTTTAGGCCAATTCCCGGTGACCGTCACATTAACCGACGGCAATGCCATGATGGCGGGTTTCAATTTGTCAGGATTGCAAGAAGCGCAGGTCGTTGCTCGTATCTCGTTGGATGACAAGGTGGATGTGGGCGAACAAGAGATGCAGGGAGAAGCGGTGATGACGTTGAGTAAGTTTGAGCGCAATCAGGTAAGTATTGTTATTGATCAGGAGCTATCACAATGA
- a CDS encoding cytochrome c-type biogenesis protein — MHWFRLVFLWSFVALSFSVWATTDTQFQFEDPGKQKLFLELKAELRCPMCQNQNIGDSNAMIALDLKRKVFELVEQGKSKQEIIDYMKARYGDFVHYQPPVTPITIWLWLLPLLFVLIAAALVVRSRMNATDADSVASNNDVSGQDGVDQDESKADELLDKYK; from the coding sequence ATGCATTGGTTCAGATTGGTCTTTCTTTGGAGCTTTGTCGCTCTAAGCTTTTCTGTGTGGGCGACAACCGATACTCAGTTTCAGTTTGAGGATCCAGGCAAGCAAAAGCTGTTTCTGGAATTGAAAGCCGAGCTGCGTTGCCCTATGTGTCAGAACCAGAACATTGGTGATTCTAATGCCATGATCGCATTGGATTTAAAGCGAAAAGTATTCGAGTTGGTTGAGCAAGGTAAATCCAAGCAAGAGATTATTGATTACATGAAAGCTCGCTATGGCGATTTTGTTCATTATCAACCACCTGTAACACCCATTACCATCTGGTTATGGTTACTGCCGTTACTCTTTGTGTTGATTGCTGCTGCTTTGGTTGTTCGAAGCCGAATGAATGCAACCGACGCGGATTCCGTGGCATCAAACAATGATGTTTCCGGACAAGATGGCGTCGATCAGGACGAGTCTAAAGCTGACGAATTATTGGATAAATACAAGTGA
- a CDS encoding DsbE family thiol:disulfide interchange protein, with protein sequence MKKILFFLIPLGAFLSITLFLLKGLFSEARYEVSISVDKQVPEFALPDVMDPQQIYTKEVFLGQKTLLNVWGVWCVTCAVELPYLAELRKQGIRIVGLYYQLNNDPDFGAKPLPQLQWEIREMLGKYGDPYQFNIFDAQRSYGMDLGVTGAPETFLIDEQGVVRVHHVGDLNPRVWQEKFAAYYSEDKASAQGAGR encoded by the coding sequence ATGAAAAAAATACTATTTTTCTTAATCCCTCTCGGAGCCTTTTTATCTATTACTTTGTTTTTGTTAAAAGGGCTCTTTTCCGAAGCGCGCTACGAAGTGTCGATTTCGGTTGATAAGCAAGTACCCGAGTTTGCCTTGCCTGATGTGATGGATCCGCAACAAATCTACACTAAAGAGGTGTTCCTGGGGCAAAAGACCTTGCTCAATGTGTGGGGCGTCTGGTGTGTGACTTGTGCGGTTGAGTTGCCTTATTTGGCTGAGTTACGCAAGCAAGGTATTCGCATTGTTGGCTTGTATTATCAACTCAATAATGACCCGGATTTTGGAGCCAAACCCTTGCCTCAATTGCAATGGGAAATTCGTGAAATGCTCGGCAAATATGGTGACCCTTACCAGTTTAATATCTTTGATGCGCAGCGCAGTTATGGCATGGACTTAGGGGTGACTGGTGCGCCGGAAACCTTTTTGATCGATGAGCAGGGTGTTGTGCGAGTTCACCATGTGGGTGATTTGAATCCACGTGTTTGGCAGGAAAAGTTTGCTGCTTATTATTCTGAAGATAAAGCGTCAGCCCAAGGTGCTGGTCGCTAA
- a CDS encoding heme lyase CcmF/NrfE family subunit — protein MIAELGHFSLALAMLMSMLMAVYPLWGAQKGNENLMAMAKPLASGMFLFTAFSFGCLTYAFVTDDFSLSYVAHTSNSLLPIQYKYTAVWGGHEGSFLFWVVMFSGWTCAVAWFSRSIPLHMVARVLGILGLIGTGFYLFILLTSNPFERLLPFYPVDGRDLNPLLQDIGMIIHPPMLYMGYVGFSVTFAFAVAALISGQLDSVWARWARPWAIAAWASLTVGIVLGSWWAYYELGWGGWWFWDPVENASFMPWLAGTALMHSLAVTEKRKLFKSWTVLLAISAFSLSLLGTFLVRSGVIISVHSFASDPARGLFILGLLILVIGGSLLFYGLRASQLKSVGRYGLMSREVMLFGNNVLLSAATMVVLLGTLLPLVHKELGLGSISIGEPFFNQMFTILIVPFVFLLGIGPLSRWKKQSIGELNKQMAMTTVIAALGALLINFAYDKLVMIALLGTFLSIWIGVMTVQEVLLRVNKQGVSKASLASLSRSHWGMVLGHMGFAISLMGIAVTSQFSQEIEVRMDEGDKVELVGYEFTFKGIESLNGPNYSGQAGIVEVHKEGDFIARLKAEKRFYTVQRSTMTEAAIDSTLLRDLFVALGDQLKDGSWALRLYVKPLVVWIWLGGFIMAAGGLLSMSDKRYRLSRFARKNAEQLDDSASQKNQPATNEPQGAAG, from the coding sequence ATGATTGCTGAGTTGGGACATTTCTCATTAGCATTGGCAATGTTAATGTCGATGCTAATGGCGGTATATCCGCTTTGGGGCGCACAAAAAGGTAATGAGAATTTGATGGCGATGGCTAAGCCGTTGGCGTCAGGCATGTTTCTCTTTACCGCTTTTTCTTTTGGTTGTTTAACCTACGCTTTTGTTACCGATGATTTTAGTTTGTCCTATGTGGCTCATACCTCGAATAGCTTGTTACCGATTCAGTATAAGTACACGGCTGTTTGGGGCGGGCATGAAGGCTCTTTCCTGTTCTGGGTGGTCATGTTTTCCGGTTGGACATGCGCTGTTGCCTGGTTTAGCCGCTCGATTCCGTTACATATGGTTGCCAGAGTGCTGGGCATTCTTGGCCTGATTGGTACGGGTTTTTATTTGTTTATCCTGCTCACATCCAACCCCTTTGAGCGTTTATTACCTTTTTATCCCGTTGATGGTCGAGACTTGAATCCCTTATTGCAAGACATTGGCATGATCATTCATCCGCCTATGTTATACATGGGATATGTGGGTTTTTCTGTTACTTTTGCCTTTGCGGTTGCTGCATTGATTTCCGGACAATTGGATTCAGTCTGGGCTCGTTGGGCTCGTCCCTGGGCAATTGCTGCCTGGGCGTCTTTGACCGTCGGTATCGTATTGGGAAGCTGGTGGGCGTATTACGAGCTTGGCTGGGGCGGCTGGTGGTTCTGGGATCCGGTCGAAAATGCCTCTTTTATGCCTTGGTTGGCGGGTACTGCGTTGATGCATTCTCTAGCGGTCACGGAAAAACGTAAACTATTTAAATCATGGACAGTATTGTTAGCGATTTCTGCATTTTCCCTGAGCTTGCTTGGAACCTTCCTGGTGCGTTCCGGGGTGATTATTTCTGTGCATTCCTTTGCCAGTGACCCGGCTCGTGGCTTGTTCATTCTTGGTTTGTTGATTCTGGTTATTGGCGGTTCCTTGCTGTTTTATGGCTTGCGCGCCAGCCAGCTAAAAAGCGTTGGGCGTTACGGGCTGATGTCTCGTGAAGTCATGTTGTTTGGCAACAATGTGTTGTTGAGCGCTGCCACCATGGTGGTGTTGTTAGGAACCTTGTTGCCTTTGGTGCATAAAGAACTGGGCTTGGGTTCCATTTCTATCGGTGAGCCTTTCTTTAATCAGATGTTTACCATTCTGATAGTGCCCTTTGTCTTTTTGCTCGGCATAGGGCCTTTATCTCGTTGGAAAAAGCAGTCGATTGGAGAGTTGAATAAGCAAATGGCGATGACGACCGTCATTGCGGCGTTGGGCGCATTGTTGATTAATTTTGCTTACGACAAACTGGTGATGATCGCATTGTTAGGGACTTTCTTGAGCATTTGGATTGGTGTTATGACAGTGCAGGAAGTGTTGTTGAGAGTGAATAAACAGGGTGTCAGTAAAGCCAGTTTAGCCAGCCTTTCTCGTAGCCACTGGGGAATGGTTCTAGGGCATATGGGCTTTGCCATTAGCTTAATGGGTATCGCTGTTACCAGTCAGTTCAGTCAGGAAATTGAAGTGCGCATGGATGAGGGTGATAAAGTCGAGCTGGTTGGTTATGAGTTTACATTCAAAGGCATTGAATCGTTGAATGGGCCTAACTATTCAGGGCAAGCTGGTATTGTTGAAGTTCACAAAGAGGGCGATTTCATTGCTCGGTTGAAAGCGGAAAAACGTTTTTACACGGTACAACGCTCTACCATGACCGAAGCTGCTATCGATAGCACTCTGTTACGCGATTTATTTGTTGCATTGGGCGATCAACTTAAAGATGGTTCCTGGGCGCTACGTTTATACGTTAAACCTTTAGTGGTGTGGATTTGGTTAGGTGGATTTATTATGGCTGCCGGTGGGTTGTTGAGTATGTCAGACAAGCGTTATCGCTTATCTCGATTTGCTCGTAAGAACGCAGAGCAACTTGATGATAGCGCTTCCCAAAAGAATCAGCCTGCTACGAATGAACCTCAAGGAGCCGCAGGATAA
- the ccmE gene encoding cytochrome c maturation protein CcmE codes for MHPRRKKRLFAVSAVIVIVTAAIGLMLYALNQNIDLFYTPSEIVNGKNGVKPSVGQRLRIGGMVVEGSVQRSHDSLDVEFDLIDVGPLVKVTYHGILPDLFREGQGIVATGVLQEGNLIVADEVLAKHDEEYMPPELAEAMKGIKHEKPSQYQQYNKPEGE; via the coding sequence ATGCATCCACGACGAAAAAAACGTTTATTTGCTGTCTCAGCCGTTATTGTGATTGTGACTGCTGCTATTGGGCTGATGTTATACGCCCTGAATCAAAACATTGATCTTTTTTATACCCCTTCTGAAATCGTGAACGGCAAAAATGGCGTGAAACCTTCTGTTGGTCAACGCTTGAGAATTGGTGGCATGGTGGTCGAAGGCTCGGTTCAACGTAGCCATGATTCACTGGATGTGGAGTTTGATTTAATTGATGTTGGCCCTCTGGTAAAAGTGACTTATCACGGCATCTTGCCAGACCTGTTCCGTGAAGGTCAGGGTATTGTGGCAACCGGCGTTTTGCAGGAAGGTAATCTTATTGTGGCGGATGAAGTATTGGCTAAGCACGATGAAGAATATATGCCGCCTGAACTTGCCGAAGCAATGAAAGGCATTAAGCACGAGAAACCTTCTCAATATCAGCAATACAATAAGCCAGAAGGCGAGTAG
- the ccmD gene encoding heme exporter protein CcmD has product MQFDSFSAFLDMGGYGFYVWLAFFVTLVSLVALVIENKWRARKIREQVLKEHRRIQRVTQAKEKKARETKVRE; this is encoded by the coding sequence ATGCAGTTTGATTCTTTTAGTGCCTTTCTGGATATGGGCGGATATGGCTTTTATGTCTGGTTGGCTTTTTTCGTCACCCTGGTCAGTTTGGTGGCATTGGTGATTGAAAACAAATGGCGAGCCAGAAAAATTCGCGAGCAAGTATTGAAAGAACATCGCCGCATACAGCGAGTTACTCAAGCAAAAGAGAAAAAAGCTAGAGAGACTAAGGTACGAGAATAG
- a CDS encoding heme ABC transporter permease has protein sequence MWKWLHPYAKTEATYQLCGRLYPWFLFFAVALLIGGTFWGLVFAPADYQQGDSFRIIYIHVPTAMLSMSTYAAMAILGFIGLVWQIRTCYMGVAAIAPVGAIMTFIALFTGAAWGKPMWGTWWVWDARLTSELILLFLYLGIIALYGAFDDKIQGGKAASVMSIVGVVNLPIIHYSVKWWNTLHQGATITKFEQPSIAASMLWPLLINILGFALLVAAFTCKRLQNEILTREMRRPWVQSMLLKEETGNAV, from the coding sequence ATGTGGAAGTGGTTACATCCTTACGCTAAAACCGAAGCGACATACCAGTTATGTGGTCGTTTATACCCCTGGTTTCTATTTTTTGCCGTTGCGCTTTTGATTGGTGGCACTTTTTGGGGACTCGTTTTTGCTCCTGCTGATTATCAGCAAGGGGACTCGTTCCGTATCATCTACATTCATGTCCCTACCGCCATGTTGTCTATGAGTACCTATGCGGCAATGGCGATTCTTGGATTTATTGGTTTGGTTTGGCAAATCAGAACCTGTTATATGGGCGTGGCGGCGATTGCTCCGGTTGGGGCCATTATGACCTTTATTGCTTTGTTTACCGGGGCTGCGTGGGGGAAACCCATGTGGGGAACCTGGTGGGTATGGGATGCCCGACTGACATCAGAACTTATTTTGTTGTTTTTGTATCTCGGCATTATTGCCTTGTACGGTGCGTTTGACGACAAAATTCAAGGCGGTAAGGCGGCATCCGTGATGTCGATTGTGGGTGTGGTGAATTTGCCTATCATTCATTATTCCGTGAAATGGTGGAACACCTTGCATCAGGGAGCCACGATTACCAAATTTGAGCAGCCTTCTATTGCGGCTTCAATGCTGTGGCCTTTGCTTATCAATATTCTGGGCTTTGCCCTATTAGTGGCAGCCTTTACCTGTAAACGTTTGCAGAATGAAATTCTCACTCGAGAAATGCGACGCCCTTGGGTCCAGAGCATGTTATTAAAAGAGGAGACTGGTAATGCAGTTTGA
- the ccmB gene encoding heme exporter protein CcmB, whose translation MQVFWAMFKRDWVLAFRQNAEFLQPVLFCLLVVTMFPLGIGPSPQTLQKVGPGIIWVAALLASLLALEKLFKQDFLDGSLEQLILTPYPLPLLALAKITVHWVVSALPLLLLSPILALFLNLTWDMYWALLFTLLLGTPLMSLIGAIAVALTAGLNKGGTLLGLLLLPVYIPLLIFATATVESASLNLPYLAQLAIIAAMLLLALALAPFAVAHAIKVSQN comes from the coding sequence ATGCAAGTCTTCTGGGCTATGTTTAAGCGTGATTGGGTGTTGGCTTTTCGTCAAAATGCGGAGTTTTTGCAGCCGGTTTTGTTTTGTTTATTAGTCGTGACCATGTTTCCGTTAGGGATCGGCCCTTCACCGCAAACACTACAAAAAGTGGGGCCGGGGATTATCTGGGTAGCTGCGCTTTTAGCCTCATTATTAGCGTTGGAGAAACTGTTTAAGCAGGACTTTCTCGATGGCTCACTGGAGCAGCTCATTCTTACCCCTTATCCGCTGCCATTACTGGCTTTAGCCAAGATTACTGTGCATTGGGTTGTGAGCGCATTACCACTTTTGTTGTTGTCGCCCATATTGGCTTTGTTTTTGAACTTGACCTGGGATATGTACTGGGCGCTCTTGTTTACCTTATTACTGGGAACTCCTTTAATGAGCCTGATTGGTGCTATTGCGGTGGCACTCACTGCCGGGTTGAATAAGGGAGGCACTTTACTCGGCCTACTTTTGCTCCCGGTTTACATTCCGTTACTTATTTTTGCTACTGCAACGGTGGAAAGTGCCAGCTTGAATCTACCTTATTTGGCTCAATTAGCTATCATTGCCGCCATGCTTTTGCTGGCACTTGCTCTAGCACCATTTGCCGTAGCTCATGCAATTAAAGTGAGTCAGAACTAA
- the ccmA gene encoding cytochrome c biogenesis heme-transporting ATPase CcmA produces MSRLHAQGLSCIKRDRLLFDNLDLLVEPGQMLVVTGPNGAGKTSLLRILSGLASPEEGTVFWSEQNIYEDNTQYASDLIYIGHKLGFSANLSALENLQFWLQQRQIHRSVDDILEVLDDLALIGMEDVLVRQMSAGQQRRVALAKLWLAPAALWILDEPLTALDKVGVQMLQQKMAEQVLAGGSIITTSHQDFSVEININILALEASW; encoded by the coding sequence TTGTCCCGATTACACGCTCAGGGGTTATCTTGTATCAAAAGAGATCGACTCCTTTTTGACAATCTGGATTTGCTCGTAGAACCCGGGCAAATGCTCGTCGTTACTGGGCCTAATGGCGCAGGGAAAACCAGTTTGTTGCGTATATTGTCCGGTTTGGCAAGCCCGGAAGAAGGCACTGTTTTCTGGTCTGAACAAAATATCTATGAAGACAACACTCAGTATGCGTCAGATCTGATTTATATCGGTCACAAGTTGGGGTTCAGCGCTAACCTCTCTGCTTTGGAAAATCTGCAATTCTGGCTACAACAACGCCAAATTCACCGTTCAGTTGATGACATCCTCGAAGTCCTTGATGATCTTGCCTTGATCGGTATGGAAGATGTGCTTGTGCGCCAAATGTCGGCAGGACAACAGCGCCGTGTGGCATTAGCCAAGTTATGGCTCGCTCCTGCTGCCTTGTGGATTCTGGACGAACCGCTTACCGCTTTGGATAAGGTAGGTGTTCAGATGTTGCAGCAAAAAATGGCTGAGCAGGTGCTGGCTGGTGGTTCCATTATCACCACTTCCCATCAGGACTTTTCAGTTGAAATCAATATCAACATTTTAGCGTTGGAGGCGAGTTGGTAA